Genomic segment of Mycolicibacterium psychrotolerans:
ACGCAGCGCTTGGCCGCAGCGGTGATGACGCCGTCAATGCGCTTCAGCTGTCTGGGCGTGAACGCCTTGCTGACCAATCGGCGGTACCGGGTGTGCTCGGGAGGATCCATGGACAGGAATGCGGTTACGGACTTCTGGATTTCGTGGGGCGCGTCGTAGACGGTGATGGACACGTCCGCACTGGAGAAACGTTCCCAGTCCCGGCTCGCCCCGACGACAAGGTCATTCCTGGTGACCGCCCAGAAGCCCGCGTGGGCGGCTGGCACGGGCTGGGCCTCCACCGGCGGATGCCAACTCACACCACCCTTGGCGCGCAACTCGGCGAAGGTCTGGTCACGGACCTCGGGAGCCCTGCCCCAGAATTCGATGCTGCTGATGTCGAGGTCATCGTAGGGACGATCTGCGGCGGTGTTCACGGTCGCGGTCATCAACTCACTCCTCCATGGTCAGCGCGCATGCGGGGCATGAGTTCACCGCGCTACGGATGCGGTCGGGGTCGGTGTTTGCCACTTCGCCTTGCCGGACAGTGGCAAAGCCCTCATCGGTGACCTCGAACACCTCGGGAACCGCGGCTTCGCACAAGCCGTGCCCGACGCACATGGAGCCATCAACCAGAACCTTCATCGGCGAGGACCCCCTCCTGACTGCTCAACTCGGTGCAGAAAGTACCATACCGCACGGTATGATAGGGGCCGGCAATCTCCTGATGTGGAGGGGAGCTCATGCCACACTTGACGGCGCGCGGTCGTGTCGAGGCACTGCGGTCTGTGCGGGCACTGGCGGTGCAGGTGATCGACTCGCTGACGCCGCAGGAGTGGGCTTCCGCCAGTGCGGCTGAGGGCTGGACCGTCCACGACGTCGTCGCGCACATGTCGTCGACTCAGCGCGAACTGTTCGGGCCATTGATGTTCATGGTGGCGCGGTCGAACGACATCGAGGCTCTCAACGAAACACCTGTGAAGGCCCGCCGGCGGTGGCCGGACGCCCGGGTGGCCGCGGAGTATCGCCGTTGGGCACCGCGGGGGCACCGGCTGCTGAAACTGACCCAGCTGCCCGGATTGGGCTCGGTTCCGGTGCCGATGGCCGAACTCGGGCGGTTCCCGGTGCGGGTCTTACCCTCGGCCATCGCCTTCGACACCCACACGCACCTCTATCACGACATCGCCCCGGTGTTGGCTCGGCCGCTGCCGCCTCCGGACCCGTCGGTTATCGCCGCCACGCTGGAATGGATGATGCTGGTCGCCGCGGCCATGGGCTCCGATTTACCGCTGCCCGAGGGCACGGCGGTGCGGTTCGCGTTCACCGGTCCCGGAGGAAGCGAGTGGACACTGCGTCGGACGAAGGGAACCGTGATTGCCGAACCCGACCCGGGGTGCGTGGTCGCGGGGACACTCGCCGGCGCTGCCGCGGACTTCCCGGCATGGTGCACTCACCGAAAGTCATGGCGGGATGTCGAATTGCGGTTGAGCGGCGAAGAAGACCTTGTGACCGCCGTGGTTGATGGCCTCCGTGTGGTGTGAGTGCCGACCTGGCTGCGGGCGGCGTCCTCAGACGGTGGCGTCGATCCCGCTGATCGTGATCTCGAACGGGCCCTGCTGTTTGTCGAGGATGTAGACCGATACCTGGTCGATGCGTGAGGGATCCAGAGTCGGCGGCGCGTCGGGTGCGGGATCGAAGCGCATGCCCACCGGTTGGAAGCCCGCGACGGGCAGATCGTAGGTCCGCTGAACACCGGCCTCGGTGGTGAAGCGCTGGATGTAGGACCACGGCTGGCCTGCGTCGCCTGCCTTCAACACGTAGGTCTTGCCGTCGCCCACGGCGCGCACGCGCAGCGACGTCGCGCCCGTCGCCCGCTGTCCGACGTCGGGGTCCCGCGGGCTCCGGGCGGAGGCGAACCCCCCGTTGTTCTCCAGCGAGAGGACGCCGGAGAACACGAGGCCACCATTGCCGAATGTGATCGCCGAGGTGGACCTGCCGCCCATGACGGGGTCGTTAACCGTTGTCCACGTGGCCACCTCGCCGGGGTTCCCGAGGTCGACGAGAACGACGTCGCGTCCGTCAGGCGGGACCGCTCGTGCAGACGGCTCGAGGCTTCCGCAGGACACCACCAGAAGCGTCGAGCACGCCACCATGATGCCGACGAGTGCACGCGGTAACCGAGGGACGGCGAACACGTCAGCACCGACCCGGATCGGCACGCATCTCGCCCCTGCGCATCGGCATACCGTCGATCAGGGCGTAGATCGCCCGAAGATCCGGCACGTCGTTGACGCGCAATTTCTCGCCGCCGTCTTTTCCGATCAGCAGCACGCCGAACGCGTTGTCATCGAGTCCGTACCGCTGCGCCAGCCGCTGTGACTCCTCGGCGTCCATCGCTTTCCCATCGAGAGTGCTGGTGCCTTCTGTGACCAGAACGCCGAGCACCATGTCGCGACTGACGAAGTCACATCTGTCCGCCTCGATTCGGCCCAGCGTTTCCACGAGCTGTGGGTCGTTGTCCGTCGGCGCGAACACCAACAGGGGACGACGTTCCCATCGGTAGTCATCGAGTTCGGTGGCCCCGGCGAGCCCTGATCCGAAGGCAGTGCTCGCCACCAGGACAGTGAGCATCAGCGCGAGCCAACGAATCCTGCGCTTGCCTACCATGGTGTTCTCGACTGTACCGACTCATGCTCGGCCGTCGACCTGCACGGACCTGCCTCAGCCGACTCTCATCAACACCACACCCGACAGAGCCGCCGCACCGTCGGGTGGCCGTGACACAAAAATGACCAGATCGCTGAAACTGTCTGTTCGCTGTGAGACCTGCTCTAGTTTGTTGACGGCTGTCATGACGCGGCCGTCAATATCGAGGGTTGGGAGGCACATGGCGCAACTGTCAGCGTGGATGGGTGCAGGTGTGGTGGCCGCGGGTGTGTCAGCCGCCTTGATTGCCGGGGCCGATACCGCATCCGCCGACACCGGGTCCGACACGGCGGGCGCCACCGCCAGTACGTCCGACACCACCGATCGTGGTCCTCGCGCCTCAGGCGACGCCGCGGGTGAGAGCGACAGCGCGGATGCGTCGAGCACGCCGCAAGACACCGACACCGACACCGACGCGGAGGAGGCTGAAGACGCGGATGTCGACGAGGCCCCCGACGCGGCCGAGGAGGATGTCGATTCAGACGCCGACGCAGGCACCGACAGCGACAGCACCACCGACTCGGCGTCCGACCGTGATCACGACGCGGCGATCGATGGAAGTTCCGATGACGAGCAGGCTGTCGAGGACGACACCCCCGAGCTGACAGATCGAGACGACCCCGGTTCGGTTGACCCCCAGCCGCCACGTCCTGAAGGCTCCGCCGAAGAACAGAGCGCTTCACCGATCACCCCGACACGACCACGACCCGTCTCAGCCACCAATATGATTGCCGCACAACGTGTCGTGGCCGCATTCACCACCCCGACCGCATTCACCACCCCGGCCGTACTGGCCGCGCCGGAGCCGAGAACGCTGCAGGAGGTGATCCAGTCGCTGGTGACGGAGCTCATCGGGGCAGCCATCCGGTTCGTCGCCGGACCGCCGGTGGTACCGCCGGGCGTCAACGTCACGGTGCGCAGCTCGAGGCTGGAGATCACCGAAGGACGCTTCGTCCGCGCCGACTGGTACTACCCAGAGGGTGACGAACTGCCGGAGCGGTTCATCTACCTGCAGCACGGCTACCGTGGCGTCGGCCCGATGTACAGCTACACCGCGTCCTGGCTGGCCGAGCGCACCAACAGCATCGTCGTCGTCCCGACGTTGTCATCGAATCCCTATGTGCGCGACGGTTTCTGGCTCGGCGACGACCAGGTGTACCGGGCCACCGCCGCGCTTCTCCTCGGCGATCGCGACGCGCTGACCGCCAGCGCCGTGGCCGCCGGCTTCGCCAGGAAGTACGGCTCCGATGCTGCGCTGCCGGATCGGTTCACCCTGGTCGGCCATTCGCTGGGAGCCGGAGTCGTCGCAGGCACGGCCGGCTACTACGCCGATGCGGTGATCGCCGGCGGCGCGGTCAATCAACTGGCCGGTGTCATCACGCTCGACGGCGCTCCGCCCGGATCGGTGCTGGCCGATGCTCTCGACAAGCTCGATGGGCTGGGCGCCTACATCCCGGTGATCGAGCTCGGCGCGCCCAGGGAAGACGGCTCGCCCCGTCGGGTCGACGAGGCGCTCAATGGACACCGGCCCGGCCACTTCAACGGGGTGGTTCTCGACAACGGGCAGCACCTTGATTCCATGCAGGGCGGAAGCCGGGCCATTCAGCTGATCTCTTATCTCAACCAAGGGTTCCCGACCGAGCAGAACAAGTCGGCCGCGCAGACTCTCATCGCGGGATGGATCAACGACATCTTCGCGGGCCGGATCGATCCGTCGACGGGGGCGTGCCAGGGGAGCAGTTGCGCCGGTATCTACGGCGAGCCCGGCGAGGCTCTGTCGGTTGCAACCCCGGTGGGCACTGCTACCGGGGTGGTCATCGGTAGTCGGTGGCTCCGATCACCACCGAGTTCCGGCCGCTGTCGGTGATCTCCCTGCCGGCGTCGCGATCCGCGTCACTGCTCCTGACGATCGCGGAGTGAGCTGAGGAGGCTTTCAGCGCTTCCCATTCCAGGATAGGGCGTGGTGGGGGGCTTGCGGCAAGACCCCGGTGGTGACGCATGCTGGCACGCTCCAGCAAGTCGTCTGAAGGGTTGCACGTGTCCGAATCGCTTGATCAAGGTCCGTTCTTCCACGGCACGATTGCCGATGTGAGTGTGGATGAATTCCTCACCGCGGGCCGTCCATCGAACTACCGCCGCGAGATCGTGATGAACCACATCTACTTCACTGCTCGTGTCGACGGAGCCGGCCTGGCGGCGGAGATCGCCGCAGAACTCGCCGGGGGCCCGGCCCGGCCGCGGGTGTACGAGGTGGAACCGACCGGGGAGTTCGAGAACGACCCGAACGTGACCGACAAGAGGTTTTCCGGCAACCCCACCCGGTCCTTTCGCAGTGCAGCTCCCTTGCGGGTCGTCCGTGAGATCACCGAGTGGACGCGCCTGACATCTGAAGAACTGCAGACATGGCGGGAACGACTCGCCGTGCTCCTCTCGGACGACGGCGGCGAGATCATCAACTGAGCTGCGATCACACTTGCCTCGGGTAGACATCGCCGGTCACACTTCGTAGCCTTGCCCGGGACATCGACAGCCGGGCCAGGGTCGGTCCATGAGAGAGGGATCGTGACCATCCGCGTGACGGGCGTTCGCCACTGCCTTCGGCGCACGGTGAGTGGTCTCGGGGTCGCCGTCGTGGTGGCTGTCGGGGCAATGGGCGACGTCCAGGCGGACCCAGCCGACGACGCATTGTCCCGGCTCGACGAGTTGTCCCAGCAGGCGGTGCAGAGTCGCGAGGCCGTCACCGCGGCCCAGCGCGACGCCGACGCCCGACTGGCGGAGCAGGTCGCGGCGGTCGACCGTCACCGCGCCGACCTGGCGGCGCTGGAGCGCGCGAACTCTGAGCTGAAGCCGTTCCAGGCGGCGGTCGACCGGCTCGCCGCGATGAGCTACATGAGTGGCGGCGACAGTCAGATGGTGGCCGTGCTCACCGCGGCCTCGCCGCAGCACCTCATCGACCGGCTGTCCCTGCAACGGATGGTGGGCGCCACGACGGCCGATCAGATGAAGGCGTATCGGGCGACGCGGGAGCGCGCGGCCACCGCCGCCCAGGCCTCGGAGAGGTCGGCCGCAGACGCTCGCGCCGCGGCTGAGCAGGCCGCCGCGGTCCGTGCGGACCTGCAGGCCAAATGGCAGGACCTCCTGCGCCAGATCTCGGCCGCTGAGGCCCAGTATGCGGCGCTGACACCGCGACAACAAGCGATCGTCGACAACGCACCCCCGCCACCGGTTGCACTCCCATCGCAGGACCCGGCGATCGTCGCGATGCCCGGCGTGCCTCCCGGGGACCTCGCTCCGCCACCCGCGCCTGTCCTCGCGGATGTGCCCGAGGCGTTGCCGGTCGGCGTGGCGAACGAGGCCGGGCTACAGCCCAACACCGTCCTGGCGGCGCGGGCCATCAGCCGGCAGTTCCCTCAGATCGCGACCATCGACGGAGTCCGGCCGGATTCGAAGCCGTGGCATCCCCGAGGCCTGGCGATCGACATCATGATCCCGAACCCCGACAGCCCCGAGGGCATCGCGCTCGGCGACCAGATCCGCGCGTTCGCGATGGCCAATGCGAGCCGATTCGGATTGCAGGACGTCATCTGGCGCGGGACCTACTCCACCCCGGCCGGCCCGCAGGCATCCGGCTACGGCCACTACGACCACGTACACATCACCACGACACCACGCGGTTGAGCCGGTCTCGCCACCGTCAGCCCACGCTCCACAACACAAGGCTGAGTGCAAAAGCACTGAGCCCCAGCGTCGTCTCCATCACCGTCCACGTCTTGAGGGTGGTCTTCACGTCCATGCCGAAGAACCGGCTGACCAACCAGAAACCGGAGTCGTTGACGTGAGAGAGCACCGTCGCGCCGGCCGCGATCGCCACCACCAACGCCGTGAGCTGAAGCTTGCTCGGGTCGGCTGCGGCGACGGCTGCACTGAGTAGACCGGCGGTTGTCGTCAATGCCACGGTCGCCGACCCCTGCGCGACGCGAAGCAGCGTGGAGATGACGAACGCCTGCAGGATCAGCGAGATACCCAGATTGGACAGCGAGCCGCTCAGCGCGTCTCCGATGCCACTCGTCCGTAGCACTCCGCCGAACATCCCGCCGGCGCCGGTGATGAGGATGACGGCGCAGATCGGTCCCAGCGCCTTGTCGAGGATGTCGCTCACGGTGGCCATCGACCGGCCGCGCAACCCCAGCACCAGCGTCGCCACGATGACGGTGATCAGCAAGGCGATCGATGTGGTGCCGATCAGCTTGAAGTAACCGGCCCACGTGGCGTCCTCCTGAATCAGGCCGGCGGTGATCAGGGTGTCGATCACGGTGTTGAACGAGATCAACACGAACGGCAACAGCAGAACTGCGAGCACCGTCATGAAGGCGGGGGCCTGGGTCGCCGTCTTGGTGGTGCCCGTCCCCGAGGCGTCCGCGGTGTCGGTGTCGAGGCCGCCGTTGATCTCCCCGAACAACGATGTGGGAACGTCGACGTGCACCCGCTTGCCGATGAACTGAGATACCAGGTAAGCACCGACGTACCAGGACGCGAACGCCACGGGCGCGCCGACGAGCAATGTGAGACCGATGTTGGCGCCGAGCAAGTCGGCTGCCGCCACCGGACCGGGGTGGGGCGGAACCAGAGCGTGCATGGCGGCGAAGGCTCCGGCCGCGGGGAACGCGTACAACAGGAGTGAGCCGCCGAAGCGACGCGACACCGTCATGATGATGGGCAGGAAGACGACCAGCCCGGCGTCGAAGAATATCGGGAAACCGAACAGCAAGGCCGCCACACCGAGGGCTAACGGAGCCCGTTTCTCACCAAACCGGTTGATGAGCGTGTCGGCGAGAACCTGTGCACCGCCGGTGACCTCCAAAAGCCGACCGATCATGACACCGAATCCGACAAGCAGTGCCACGGAGCCGAGCGTGCTGGAGAAGCCGGAAGACAGCGCAGCCGGGACATCGGCCACGGGGATCCCGGCGGCCAAGGCCGTCAGCAGGCTCACCAGCACCAGCGCGACGAAAGCGTGCAGTTTCACCTTGATGATCAGGAACAGCAGCAGCGCGACCGCGCCGGCGGCGATCAACAGCAGGGTGGCGGTTCCATAGGCCGGATCAATTGCCTCCACGACGACCCCCCACCTCAGCGACGTCAGTGCCTCGAATCATTGGTCCTCCTCGATGGTCGGGTAAACTGTTGTGCCGATGTAACTTTCGACGATGGCGTCGATGCTCTGGTCCACGTCGATGGCGACACCGCGCTCATCAGGCTCCAGGGGTTCCAGCGTCTGGAACTGGGACTGCAGCAGGTTGGCCGGCATGAAATGGCCGGGCCTGCTGGCCTGTCGCCTACCGATGGTCTCGATCGATCCCTCCAGGTGCAGGAACTCGATGTCCGGGCAGTGCCGGCGCAGCTGGTCTCGATACCGACGTTTCAGGGCTGAGCAGCTCATCACCCCGCCGTCGGGATGACGGGCCAGCCACTGCCCGATCGATTCGAGCCAGGGGTACCGGTCGTCATCATCGAGGGGATGGCCGGCCGACATCTTCGCGATGTTGGCCGGTGGATGGAAGTCGTCGGCGTCGGCGAACGGCACGCGCAGCCGCTGCGCGAGTGCCGCGCCGACGGTCGACTTCCCAGACCCGGAGACCCCCATGACGATGATCGGTATTGCCATGTCCTGCCCATCGGTGAGTGTGTGTGTCATCACACATGGTGCCGTAATGGTCATACGATTACAAGTCCTGGCCGGATATCAACAGAACTTAGTCGGAAGGACGCTTCTCTAGCACGATTAATCGGTGCTCGATCGGCTGAACGCCGGCGCTCTCCACGCTGGTCTGGTGGCTGCACTGGGGACCGGCATCGTGTCCGGGAGGTACCAGGATGGGCGAGGAGCAGCAAGCCGAACGAGCGATGCGCGCCATCATCGACGAGTCGGCGTCGGCCATTGTCGAGGAGTTTGCGCCGTCGGAGTTGTCCACCGTCGAAGATTGCCGAGCGAGGTGGACATCGCCCGTCCCGACTTCGCGGGAAGTGGCTCTACAACAGCCATTCGGCCAGTGGATGCACGAAGTAGCGCAACGAGAACGCCTCGTAGATCGCGCCGATGACGAGCAGGGCCAGGGCAGGCAGCGTCAGCCAGCCGAGCTCTTGCAGACCACGCAGGTAGCCCTGCCGACGGTTCTCGGCGCCTGCGGTCCGGGGACGGATCCAGTACGTGCCGAGCAGGTAGACACCCAACAGCAGTAACAGATAGGCCTGGAACTCGACGATCAGCGTGAGTGAGTGCGGTATCAGAGCCACCCAGCCGACACCGTTCTGTGGGACCAGCGTCATACCGGTCGTCAGGGCCCAGTAGGCGAACAGCGCGATCCCGGCGAACGGCACGATCAGCGACGGCGCGACGATGGTCAGTGCGCCCATCTTGAGGGTGTTCACCGCGAGAATGGTCAGTGCGAACAGCCATGGGTTGGCGAAGATCGATTGCACGAGATCCGCTGTCCCGTCGTCCTCCAGTCGCGTGTACTGCGCCTGGCTGAGGTGCGGGAAGATCAGCCCAAGAACGAAGCCGATGACAAAGATGCCGTAGGCGGCAGCATTCATGACCAGGTAGACGCCGGAGTTCTCGCCGATGATCCGGAACGGACGCCACTGTCGGACCGTCATACCGACCTTTCCCTCGAGACTGAGCAGCACTAATACACCGTGTTAGTCGCCACGCTAACACACTGTGCTAGTACGGTCTGGGAGAGCTCAGACCGTGGCCGTAGGAGGACTGACCATGCACACCAGGGAGCGGATTCTCCGTGCCGCCGCCGAGATGATCGCCGAGGACGTGACCACCACGCTGAGCGTCCGTGCCGTCGCGGCGCGCGCCGGTGTGAGCACCGGGTCGCTGCGATTCCACTTCCCGACCCAGCGCGCCCTCCAAGACGAGGTGCTGACCCGGATCTACCAGCACTTCATGCCCGACGAACCGATCCACGATTCGTCACGGCCCCCGCGGGAGCGGCTGGTGGACTGCGTACGGCAGGTACTCGCAGTGGCCGGTGTCGGCGACGAAGCGCGAAAAGCCTGGGGCACCGTGCACGAGAACTTCATCGCGCCTGAGCCCAGCGAGAAGGTCCGCAGTGCATACCTCGCACAGGAACGAGTGTCAGCCGGTCGTGTCGAATACTGGCTCGGCGTGCTGGCCGACGAAGGCGCCCTTCCCCGAGAGGATTTCGGACCGAAGGTGCGCTTCTTGTTGACCGTCCTCAACGGTCTGTCGGTGCAACGCGCGCTGCCGTCGGGCGAATCGGTCCTGCAGGCGGAGACCGAAATCCTCTACACAGCCGTCGACGCGGTGCTCAGACCCGGTACGCCGTAACCGACCGGGCATCCTCGAGTTGAGTCAACGCGTACCGCACGGCGTCGTCGCGGGCGAGCTTCGAATCGGTTGGCGGCCCCACCATCCCACGTAGTGCCGCCAGCGGCCGCCAGCGGCCGGGGACGAGGATCGCGCGCTTTCTGCTCTCTACTCCGTCGGCGAGCGCCGACGCGGCGGCATGCGGCTGGATGCGCTTGAGGACGAACCTCGGCATCGCATCCAGCAGCGCCGAGACGTGAGGATCGGCGTCCACTCCTCGATGGATCATGTCGGTCTCGATGAGGGAGAAGTACGCCGTCATCGCCGATGCGCCGTGCCGGGCCAGTTCCACACTCAGGCCCCGCCCCAGCTGCTCGACGGCGGCCTTGCTCATCGCATACGGAATCGCGCCCGCCCCGTTGAGGAAGGCGAAAACCGAACTCACCAGCACGATCTGGCCACGGCTGCCGATGACGGACTCGATCGTCGCGGACACCGTGTTGACCACGCCGCCCACATTCACTGCCATCACCCGGTCCACGTCGACGGGGGCCAGAGTGCGCATCGTGCCGCCGTGCCCCAGGATCCCGGCGTTGGCCACCACGACGTCGATGCCGCCGAAGACTTCGTGCGTTCTGTCGACGGCGTGTCGAACGGACTCGAGCCTCGTCACGTCGCACTCGACCGCGAGGCCGCGGCCGGCGGGCAACGTCGCGACGACCCGTTCGGCCGATGCGGGGTCGATATCGGCGATCACGACTCTCGCTCCGCGGGCGGAGACCGCTGCAGCCGTGGCCGCTCCCAGTCCTCGCCCCGCGCCGGTGATCAGCACGACCTTCTCCGCCAGCGGATACCGCGTGGCTCGAGCCGACTTCGATGCCATCGCTTACAACCCGCGCTTGCGACCGAGGGACACGGTGCCGTTGCGGCGCACCATCGCCACGGCCGTGGCGATCCGGCCGCGGTTCAGGTCTGGTGCGAGCCCTTCGCCGATACGGTGCAACTGGTCGGTGTGCCAACTGAGTTCGAGGATGCCGTCGAGCGACTTGAGGTCGACCAGTCTGCCGAGCAGCCCACGCATTCCCGCCCGCACCTGGTGCACCGCCAGCGTGTTCGCCCGCCCGCTGAGGATGGCCTCGGCGGCGTCGACCGTCGTCGCGGTGGGGCGGCCGAGGCCGATGACGTCGCAGTCGCCGGTAGAGACCGCCTCCTCCATCGCGGCGCGCGAGCGGAAGCCTCCGGTGACCGCCAGCGGGATGTCTCCGACGAGCTCGCGTGCCGTGCGGGCGTATTCGAGGAAGTACGCTTCGCGCGCCCGGGTGCTGTCCGCGGCCTTGCCCATCATCGCCGGCGTCTCGTAGCTTCCACCGCTGATCTCGATGAGGTCGAGGCCCTCACCGGCGAGCGCGGCGAGCACGCCGCGAGACTCGTCCTCGGTGAAGCCCCCGCGCTGGAAGTCCGCCGAGTTCAGCTTGAGCCCGACGGCGAACCCGGGCGAGACCCGCGACCGGATGCGGCGCACCACCTCGATGAGGAAGCGCATCCGCCGCTCGGGATCTCCACCCCACGTGTCGTCGCGCCGGTTGGACAGCGGCGACAGGAACTGGGCCACCAGATAACCGTGGGCACCGTGTATCTGGACACCGTCGAATCCTGCCGTCTCACACACCGCGGCCGCTGTGGCGAACCGTTCGATGATGTCCTCGATCTCTGCCGACGTCAGTTCGCGCGGCGTGACCGATCCCGGGAGATTGAGCGGGACGGCACTGGGTGCCACCGGCGTGTGTCCGAGCGCCAGCGGATTGGACTGTCGCCCTGGATGATTCAGCTGGACCCAAATGGGGACGCCGCCGTCCTTGGTGGCTTTGGCCCAGCGGGACAACGCGTCGAGGTCACGCTCGTCTTCGATCACGACATTGCCGGGCTCGCCGAGCTGACGGCGGTCCACCATGACGTTGCCCGTGATGACCAAGCCGTACCCGCCACTGCCCCAGCTCGCGAAGAGCCGTTCGAGACGGTGATCGGGGGCATTCGTCCTGTCGCCGAGCGCTTCGCTCAGCGCGGCTTTCATGATCCGGTTCGGCAGCACCTGGCCGCAGGGCAGTGGCAGTGGTTCGTGCAGGGAGGTCATCGGTGTCATTCCTGTTCGCCGGCGAGGAAGGCCAGGACGTCGGGCACGAAAGTCTCGTGATGCTGGAACACGCCACCGTGGC
This window contains:
- a CDS encoding DUF4174 domain-containing protein — protein: MVGKRRIRWLALMLTVLVASTAFGSGLAGATELDDYRWERRPLLVFAPTDNDPQLVETLGRIEADRCDFVSRDMVLGVLVTEGTSTLDGKAMDAEESQRLAQRYGLDDNAFGVLLIGKDGGEKLRVNDVPDLRAIYALIDGMPMRRGEMRADPGRC
- a CDS encoding coiled-coil domain-containing protein encodes the protein MTGVRHCLRRTVSGLGVAVVVAVGAMGDVQADPADDALSRLDELSQQAVQSREAVTAAQRDADARLAEQVAAVDRHRADLAALERANSELKPFQAAVDRLAAMSYMSGGDSQMVAVLTAASPQHLIDRLSLQRMVGATTADQMKAYRATRERAATAAQASERSAADARAAAEQAAAVRADLQAKWQDLLRQISAAEAQYAALTPRQQAIVDNAPPPPVALPSQDPAIVAMPGVPPGDLAPPPAPVLADVPEALPVGVANEAGLQPNTVLAARAISRQFPQIATIDGVRPDSKPWHPRGLAIDIMIPNPDSPEGIALGDQIRAFAMANASRFGLQDVIWRGTYSTPAGPQASGYGHYDHVHITTTPRG
- a CDS encoding stage II sporulation protein M, with product MTVRQWRPFRIIGENSGVYLVMNAAAYGIFVIGFVLGLIFPHLSQAQYTRLEDDGTADLVQSIFANPWLFALTILAVNTLKMGALTIVAPSLIVPFAGIALFAYWALTTGMTLVPQNGVGWVALIPHSLTLIVEFQAYLLLLLGVYLLGTYWIRPRTAGAENRRQGYLRGLQELGWLTLPALALLVIGAIYEAFSLRYFVHPLAEWLL
- a CDS encoding TetR/AcrR family transcriptional regulator — protein: MHTRERILRAAAEMIAEDVTTTLSVRAVAARAGVSTGSLRFHFPTQRALQDEVLTRIYQHFMPDEPIHDSSRPPRERLVDCVRQVLAVAGVGDEARKAWGTVHENFIAPEPSEKVRSAYLAQERVSAGRVEYWLGVLADEGALPREDFGPKVRFLLTVLNGLSVQRALPSGESVLQAETEILYTAVDAVLRPGTP
- a CDS encoding alpha/beta hydrolase; amino-acid sequence: MAQLSAWMGAGVVAAGVSAALIAGADTASADTGSDTAGATASTSDTTDRGPRASGDAAGESDSADASSTPQDTDTDTDAEEAEDADVDEAPDAAEEDVDSDADAGTDSDSTTDSASDRDHDAAIDGSSDDEQAVEDDTPELTDRDDPGSVDPQPPRPEGSAEEQSASPITPTRPRPVSATNMIAAQRVVAAFTTPTAFTTPAVLAAPEPRTLQEVIQSLVTELIGAAIRFVAGPPVVPPGVNVTVRSSRLEITEGRFVRADWYYPEGDELPERFIYLQHGYRGVGPMYSYTASWLAERTNSIVVVPTLSSNPYVRDGFWLGDDQVYRATAALLLGDRDALTASAVAAGFARKYGSDAALPDRFTLVGHSLGAGVVAGTAGYYADAVIAGGAVNQLAGVITLDGAPPGSVLADALDKLDGLGAYIPVIELGAPREDGSPRRVDEALNGHRPGHFNGVVLDNGQHLDSMQGGSRAIQLISYLNQGFPTEQNKSAAQTLIAGWINDIFAGRIDPSTGACQGSSCAGIYGEPGEALSVATPVGTATGVVIGSRWLRSPPSSGRCR
- a CDS encoding NAD(+)--rifampin ADP-ribosyltransferase, whose product is MLARSSKSSEGLHVSESLDQGPFFHGTIADVSVDEFLTAGRPSNYRREIVMNHIYFTARVDGAGLAAEIAAELAGGPARPRVYEVEPTGEFENDPNVTDKRFSGNPTRSFRSAAPLRVVREITEWTRLTSEELQTWRERLAVLLSDDGGEIIN
- a CDS encoding GntP family permease, with amino-acid sequence MEAIDPAYGTATLLLIAAGAVALLLFLIIKVKLHAFVALVLVSLLTALAAGIPVADVPAALSSGFSSTLGSVALLVGFGVMIGRLLEVTGGAQVLADTLINRFGEKRAPLALGVAALLFGFPIFFDAGLVVFLPIIMTVSRRFGGSLLLYAFPAAGAFAAMHALVPPHPGPVAAADLLGANIGLTLLVGAPVAFASWYVGAYLVSQFIGKRVHVDVPTSLFGEINGGLDTDTADASGTGTTKTATQAPAFMTVLAVLLLPFVLISFNTVIDTLITAGLIQEDATWAGYFKLIGTTSIALLITVIVATLVLGLRGRSMATVSDILDKALGPICAVILITGAGGMFGGVLRTSGIGDALSGSLSNLGISLILQAFVISTLLRVAQGSATVALTTTAGLLSAAVAAADPSKLQLTALVVAIAAGATVLSHVNDSGFWLVSRFFGMDVKTTLKTWTVMETTLGLSAFALSLVLWSVG
- a CDS encoding gluconokinase yields the protein MAIPIIVMGVSGSGKSTVGAALAQRLRVPFADADDFHPPANIAKMSAGHPLDDDDRYPWLESIGQWLARHPDGGVMSCSALKRRYRDQLRRHCPDIEFLHLEGSIETIGRRQASRPGHFMPANLLQSQFQTLEPLEPDERGVAIDVDQSIDAIVESYIGTTVYPTIEEDQ
- a CDS encoding CIA30 family protein, whose translation is MFAVPRLPRALVGIMVACSTLLVVSCGSLEPSARAVPPDGRDVVLVDLGNPGEVATWTTVNDPVMGGRSTSAITFGNGGLVFSGVLSLENNGGFASARSPRDPDVGQRATGATSLRVRAVGDGKTYVLKAGDAGQPWSYIQRFTTEAGVQRTYDLPVAGFQPVGMRFDPAPDAPPTLDPSRIDQVSVYILDKQQGPFEITISGIDATV
- a CDS encoding maleylpyruvate isomerase N-terminal domain-containing protein, translating into MPHLTARGRVEALRSVRALAVQVIDSLTPQEWASASAAEGWTVHDVVAHMSSTQRELFGPLMFMVARSNDIEALNETPVKARRRWPDARVAAEYRRWAPRGHRLLKLTQLPGLGSVPVPMAELGRFPVRVLPSAIAFDTHTHLYHDIAPVLARPLPPPDPSVIAATLEWMMLVAAAMGSDLPLPEGTAVRFAFTGPGGSEWTLRRTKGTVIAEPDPGCVVAGTLAGAAADFPAWCTHRKSWRDVELRLSGEEDLVTAVVDGLRVV
- a CDS encoding ferredoxin, translating into MKVLVDGSMCVGHGLCEAAVPEVFEVTDEGFATVRQGEVANTDPDRIRSAVNSCPACALTMEE